In one Nicotiana tomentosiformis chromosome 6, ASM39032v3, whole genome shotgun sequence genomic region, the following are encoded:
- the LOC104102091 gene encoding uncharacterized protein isoform X1 produces MLERVLSLRRASPITDDGDGDGEGDESKTRKHLSPAIRFTNYMTRTGHIWPFLLIGLVLVVLTSFAYHSRDLVCISASSSDHISRLRFFGFQALETDFGSLGVPWCRSKHGKSVEWTTKDLLKGLEEFVPIYETRPIKNNMYGMGFDHSFGLWFMARWLKPELMIESGAFKGHSTWVLRQAMPDTPIISLTPRHPEKYLKKGPAYVDGNCTYFAGKDFVDFGNVDWAKVLKKHAIKDLSEVLVFFDDHQNELKRLKQALKAGFRHLVFEDNYDTGTGDHYSFRQMCDQFYIRGGGHSCFKDSDEARIRSRRKKFWEKAVDIEELCGPGEAWWGVRGQMRDDFNHSNKAVTYAEHFQNSRFIESVLDIYWELPPVAGPSLTHQTRYDPARAQSPIVEDGRYGLFQRLGLSRLETSVFNGYTQMVYLQVSQEP; encoded by the exons ATGCTAGAAAGAGTGCTCTCCTTACGCAGGGCATCGCCGATTACCGACGACGGCGACGGCGACGGAGAGGGAGACGAATCGAAAACACGAAAGCACTTGTCTCCGGCGATAAGATTCACCAATTACATGACTCGAACCGGTCATATTTGGCCATTCCTCCTTATAGGACTCGTGCTGGTGGTCCTCACTTCTTTCGCTTACCACTCGCGTGACCTTGTTTGTATCTCCGCTTCCTCTTCCGATCACATTTCTCGCTTGCGATTTTTTGGCTTCCAAGCCCTTGAAACAGACTTCGGATCTCTTGGTGTTCCCTGGT GCAGATCGAAACATGGCAAATCTGTTGAATGGACCACTAAGGATTTACTCAAAGGTCTGGAGGAGTTTGTACCGATATACGAGACACGACctatcaagaataacatgtatGGGATGGGTTTTGACCACAGCTTTGGGCTTTGGTTTATGGCTCGATGGTTGAAACCGGAGCTGATGATTGAGAGTGGCGCTTTCAAGGGACACTCAACTTGGGTTCTGAGACAAGCAATGCCAGATACGCCAATTATATCACTTACACCGCGTCATCCAGAGAAATATCTGAAGAAAGGACCTGCTTATGTTGACGGAAATTGCACATACTTTGCTGGAAAAGactttgttgattttggaaatgTTGATTGGGCAAAAGTTCTGAAGAAACATGCAATCAAGGATCTTAGTGAGGTTCTTGTCTTTTTCGATGACCATCAAAATGAACTGAAAAG ACTAAAGCAAGCACTAAAAGCAGGGTTCAGGCATCTCGTTTTCGAGGACAACTATGATACTGGCACGGGAGACCACTATTCTTTCAGGCAGATGTGTGATCAATTTTATATAAGAG GTGGGGGCCATAGCTGCTTTAAGGACAGTGATGAAGCTAGGATTAGATCAAGAAGGAAGAAGTTTTGGGAGAAGGCTGTTGATATTGAAGAACTATGTGGTCCTGGTGAAGCTTGGTGGGGTGTGAGAGGGCAGATGCGCGATGACTTTAACCACAGCAATAAAGCTGTTACTTATGCAGAGCACTTTCAAAACAGCAGGTTTATAGAGTCAGTGCTAGATATTTACTGGGAGCTCCCTCCTGTGGCTGGTCCTTCACTTACTCATCAGACGAGATATGATCCAGCTCGTGCACAAAGTCCTATTGTTGAAGATGGCAGATATGGATTGTTTCAGAGGCTAGGCTTATCTAGACTTGAGACTTCTGTATTCAATGGTTACACTCAAATGGTCTATCTTCAGGTGTCGCAAGAACCTTAA
- the LOC104102091 gene encoding uncharacterized protein isoform X2: MYGMGFDHSFGLWFMARWLKPELMIESGAFKGHSTWVLRQAMPDTPIISLTPRHPEKYLKKGPAYVDGNCTYFAGKDFVDFGNVDWAKVLKKHAIKDLSEVLVFFDDHQNELKRLKQALKAGFRHLVFEDNYDTGTGDHYSFRQMCDQFYIRGGGHSCFKDSDEARIRSRRKKFWEKAVDIEELCGPGEAWWGVRGQMRDDFNHSNKAVTYAEHFQNSRFIESVLDIYWELPPVAGPSLTHQTRYDPARAQSPIVEDGRYGLFQRLGLSRLETSVFNGYTQMVYLQVSQEP; the protein is encoded by the exons atgtatGGGATGGGTTTTGACCACAGCTTTGGGCTTTGGTTTATGGCTCGATGGTTGAAACCGGAGCTGATGATTGAGAGTGGCGCTTTCAAGGGACACTCAACTTGGGTTCTGAGACAAGCAATGCCAGATACGCCAATTATATCACTTACACCGCGTCATCCAGAGAAATATCTGAAGAAAGGACCTGCTTATGTTGACGGAAATTGCACATACTTTGCTGGAAAAGactttgttgattttggaaatgTTGATTGGGCAAAAGTTCTGAAGAAACATGCAATCAAGGATCTTAGTGAGGTTCTTGTCTTTTTCGATGACCATCAAAATGAACTGAAAAG ACTAAAGCAAGCACTAAAAGCAGGGTTCAGGCATCTCGTTTTCGAGGACAACTATGATACTGGCACGGGAGACCACTATTCTTTCAGGCAGATGTGTGATCAATTTTATATAAGAG GTGGGGGCCATAGCTGCTTTAAGGACAGTGATGAAGCTAGGATTAGATCAAGAAGGAAGAAGTTTTGGGAGAAGGCTGTTGATATTGAAGAACTATGTGGTCCTGGTGAAGCTTGGTGGGGTGTGAGAGGGCAGATGCGCGATGACTTTAACCACAGCAATAAAGCTGTTACTTATGCAGAGCACTTTCAAAACAGCAGGTTTATAGAGTCAGTGCTAGATATTTACTGGGAGCTCCCTCCTGTGGCTGGTCCTTCACTTACTCATCAGACGAGATATGATCCAGCTCGTGCACAAAGTCCTATTGTTGAAGATGGCAGATATGGATTGTTTCAGAGGCTAGGCTTATCTAGACTTGAGACTTCTGTATTCAATGGTTACACTCAAATGGTCTATCTTCAGGTGTCGCAAGAACCTTAA